In Isoptericola variabilis 225, the genomic window GTACGCACCCGACAACGCGCGCCCGAACGGGGCCCGGGCGCTCGCCGAGGTGCTCGCCGACCAGGGCGTCGAGGTCGAGCACGTCACCCGGGTCGCGGACGCCCTGCGCGCCGCGGGGCCCGACACCACGCTGCTCGTGGTCCCCGCGCCCTTCCTGCTCGACGAGCAGGCGAGCGCGCTCGCGGCCGTCGAGGCCGACGTCGTGCTCGCGGGCGTCGACGGGTACGTCCTCGAGGCGATGACGGACGGCGCGCTGAGCCGCACGCCCCAGCTCGCGACGCCGGACGCCGCGGTCGCCCCGGGCTGCGACCTGCCGGCGGCCGCCCCCGCCGGGCCCTCGCGGCTGACGCCGGGCGTGACCGCCGCGGGCGACGCCGACGCGACGCTCTGCTGGCCCGACGGCCCGGGCGCCGCCGCGCTGGCCCAGGTGCGCGCGGGGGGCGCCTGGTCACGCCGCGCCCGCCGAGCCCCCGCGCCCCTCGCTCGAGCTGCGGACGGCGCTCGCGGGCGTCCGCGGCGAGGTGGGCAAGGCGGTCGTCGGCCAGGACTCGGCCGTGACGAGCCTGCTCATCGCGCTGCTGTGCTCGGGCCACGTGCTGCTCGAGGGCGTGCCCGGCGTCGCCAAGACGCTGCTCGTGCGCGCGCTCGGCGCGGCGCTCGACCTCGACCACAAGCGCGTGCAGTTCACGCCCGACCTCATGCCGGGCGACGTCACGGGCTCGCTCGTGTACGACGCGCGCACGTCGCAGTTCTCGTTCCGCGAGGGCCCGGTCTTCACCAACCTCCTGCTCGCCGACGAGATCAACCGCACGCCGCCCAAGACCCAGGCGTCGCTGCTCGAGGCCATGGAGGAGCGGCAGGTCTCGGTCGACGGCACGCCGCGTCCGCTGCCCGACCCGTTCCTCGTCATCGCGACGCAGAACCCGGTCGAGCACGAGGGGACCTACCCCCTGCCCGAGGCCCAGCTCGACCGCTTCCTGCTCAAGGTCGTGCTGCCCGTCCCCGAGCGCGACCACGAGATCGAGGTGCTGGCCCGGCACGCCGCGGGCTTCGACCCGCGCGACCTCGCCGCGGCCGGTGTCCGGGCCGTCGCGGGCCCCGAGGCGCTCGCCGCCGCTCGCGCCGAGGTGCGCCGCGTCCAGGTCGCGCCCGAGGTGCTCGGCTACGCCGTCGACGTGTGCCGTGCGACGCGCCAGTCGCCGTCGCTGTCGCTCGGCGTCTCGCCGCGCGGGGCGACCGCGCTGCTCGCGACGTCGCGCGCCTGGGCCTGGCTCTCCGGGCGGATGTACGTGACGCCCGACGACGTCAAGGCGCTTGCGCACCCGACGCTGCGCCACCGCGTGCAGCTGCGCCCCGAGGCCGAGCTCGAGGGCGTCACGGCCGAGAGCGTGCTGGGCACGGTGCTGGCGACCGTGCCCGTCCCCCGGTGAGCGGGCGCTGAGGTGGCGCTGACGCGGCGTGCCGTCTGGCTGGCGGCGGCGGGCATCGTGCCGGTCCTGCTCGTGCCGAGCGCGGGCACGGTCGTCGTGTGGGCCGTGCTCGTGGCGGTGCTGTGCGCGGTCGACGTCGCGCTGGCGGCCTCGCCGCGCGAGGTCGCCGTGCGGCGCGACGTGCCCGCCTCGGTGCGTCTCGGCACCCCGACGGCCTCGGCCCTGGTCCTGACGAACCGGTCGGGCCGGCGGCTGCGCGCGCGGGTGCGCGACGCGTGGCCGCCGTCGATGCTCACCGACGCCGCGACCGGGCTCGCCCGGGCGGTGGCCGCCTCGACGCGGCACGACGTCGACGTCGCGCCCGGCGAGTCGGTGCGCGTGCGCACGCCGCTCCTGCCGACGCGCCGCGGCGACCGGCGCGCGGGCGACGTCACGGTGCGCTCCTTCGGCCCGCTGCGGCTCGCGGCCCGCCAGGCCTCGCTGCCCGTCCCGGGACGGGTGCGCGTGCTGCCGGAGTTCGCGTCGCGACGGCACCTGCCGAGCCGCCTCGCGCGGCTGCGCGAGATGGACGGCCGCGCGGCGGTGCAGGTGCGCGGCGAGGGCACCGAGTTCGACTCGCTGCGCGAGTACGTCGTGGGCGACGACGTCCGGTCCATCGACTGGCGGGCGACGGCCCGCCGGGGCGACGTCGTCGTGCGCACGTGGCGGCCCGAGCGCGACCGGCGCGTCGTCGTCGTGCTCGACACCGGCCGCACGTCCGCCGCCCGGATCGACGCGTCCGACGGCGGGGCGTCGGCGGGCGCGACACGGCTCGAGGCGAGCATCGAGGCCGCCCTGCTGCTCGCCGCGCTGGCCGACCGCGCGGGCGACCGCGTGCAGGTGCTCGCGTACGACCGCACGCTGCGCGGGCGCGTCGCCGGCGCGTCGGGGCCGCGGCTGCTGCCCGAGCTCGCGGAGACCCTGGCGACCGTGGAGCCCGCCCTGCTCGAGACCGACTGGCACGGGCTCGTGGGCCAGGTCCGCTCGCGGGTCTCGCAGCGGGCGCTCGTCGTGCTCCTCACCGCGCTCGACCCGGCGGCGGTCGAGTCGGGCCTGCTCCCCGTCGTCGACCAGCTCACCGGCACGCACCAGGTCGTGGTCGCGGCCGTGGCGGACGCCGAGGTGGCCGCGCTGCGGGCCGGGCGCGACGACGTCGCGCAGGTCTACGACGCCGCGGCCGCCGCGCGCGGCGAGCTCGAGCGCGCGGCCGTGGCCGCAGTCCTGCGCCGACGGGGCGCGGAGGTCGTCGAGGCGCTGCCCGACGACCTCGCCCCGCAGCTGGCCGACACCTACCTCGCGCTCAAGGCCGCCGGCCGGCTCTGAGCCCCCGCTGCGGGCAGGGCGTCAGCCGGCGGTCGGCAGGACCTCGCCGGCCTGGTGCCCGGAGAGGTCGCCGGTCTCGCCCGCGGCGACCGCGCGCCGGCCGAGCACGAGCACGTACGCCCAGAACGCCGCGAGCGCCAGCGCGCCGACGACGATCTTGAGCCACCACGGCAGCCCCGACCCGGTGACGAACCCCTCGACGAGCCCCGAGACCGCGAGCGCGCCCGCGAGCCCGACGGCGACCGTGATGAGCGCGCGGCCCTCCTGCGCCAGGGCGACCGACCGCCGGCGCGGACCGGGGTCGACGAGGGTCCAGAAGATCTTCAGCCCGGCGCCGCCGGCGACGAAGATCGCCGTCAGCTCGAGCAGGCCGTGCGGGGCGATGAGCTGGAGGAACAGGTCGAGCTCGCCGTGCGCGGCCATCATGCCGCCGATCGCCCCGACGTTGACGGCGTTCTGGACCTGGACGAACACGGGCCACAGGCCCGTGATGCCGAACGCCACGCACTGCGCGGCGATCCACGCGTTGTTGGTCCAGACCATCGCGGCGAACCCCGCGCCGGGGTCGTAGTACGACTCGAAGGCCTCGTTGACGTACTGCTCCTGGTACGACGGCGGGCCGACCGCCGCGAGCGCCTCGGGGACCGTCGCGACGCGCCACCCGACGACGACGGCGATCGTGAGGAACGCGATCGTCACGCCGAGGGTCCACCACCGCACCCGGAACAGGGCGGCGGGCACGGTCACCACGGCGAAGCGCACGACGTCGGCCCACGCGGGCTCGTGCGCGCCCGCGATGCGCGCCCGGGCGCGGGTGAGCAGATCGGACAGGCGCGTCACGAGCACCGGGTCGGGCGCGGCGGAGCGCACGGTGGAAAGGTGGGTCGCGACCGTCTGGTAGAGGCGGACCAGCTCGTCGGCCTCCGCGCCGTCGAGCCGCCGGCGCCGGGTCAGCTCGTGGAGACGGTCCCACTCCGGGCTGTGCACGGTCGTGAAGGCGTCGAGGTCCACGCCCGATAGCCTTCCACACGAGGACGACGGCGCGCGCCGTCGGTCCCCAAGGCACCCGGCCGCAGCGACCCCAGGGAGAGACCGTGCACGACGGCATCCTCATCGGCGAGGGCGTGGTCCTCGACGCCCGCCCCGCCTCGTTCGCGACGCGGGCGCTCGGGGCGCTGCTCGACGTGGCGGTCACGGTGCTGGGCCTCCTCGTGCTCCTCGTCCTGGCGATGCAGACGCCGCTCGTGCTCGACATGCAGTGGGGCACGGCGCTGGGGATCGGCGTCATGGTGGTCGCGCTGGTGGTCGTCCCCGTGACGGTCGAGACGCTCAGCCGCGGCCGCTCGCTCGGCAAGCTCGCGGCGGGCATCCGGGTCGTGCGCGACGACGGCGGCCCGATCCACCTGCGGCACGCGCTCGTGCGCGCGCTCGTCGGGGTCTTCGAGCTGTGGCTGACGTTCGGTGCCGTCGCGCTCGTCGCGTCGCTCGCGAACACCAAGGGTAAGCGGCTCGGTGACGTGCTCGCGGGCACGTACGCCATCCGGGTGCGGGGCGGGCGGGGCTGGTCGGTGCCGCTCATGATGCCGCCGCAGCTCGCCGGGTGGGCTCGCACGGCGGACATGCGGCGCCTGCCCGACGGGCTCGCGCTCGCTGCGCGCCAGCTGCTCGACCGCGCGCCGAAGCTGGCACCCGCGTCGCGGGCGCGGCTCACCGACGAGATGGCCGCGAAGATCGAGGCCTACGTGGCGCCCGGTCCGCCGTCGGGCACGCCCGCCGAGGCGTTCCTGCACGCGGTGCTCCACGAGCGCCGCGAGCGCGAGCTCGCGCTGGGCCGGCGCGAGCGCGAGCGCGCGAGCCGGCTCGGGCAGACGCTCCACCGGCTCCCGTACGCGGTGCCGGACCCGCGCTCCTGACGGTCGCCGCGGCCGCCGTCGGGTCGACGTCGCACGTAAACCTTGCGTTTCGACCGTTGCCCTCGGCGCCCGTCCCTGCCAGCGTGTGACCTGCGACACGCGTCGCGGCGCCCGGCGGCCCTGCCGGGCGCTCTCGTCCCGAGCGGGAGGTCGAAGGTGCCCCGAGGATCCGCAGCACGAACAGCAAGGCTCCGGCGAGGCGCGACGGCGCTCGTCGCCGTCCCGGTCGTCCTGGGAGTGGTGCTGAGCACCGCCCAGGCCGCCCCGGCCGACGGGGAGCCCCCGGGCCTCGCCGTCGCGACCGTCCACGCCGCCACGCCCGAGGCGCAGCACCGCCTGGCGGCCACGGGGCTCGACGTCATCCACGCCGACGCCGAGCACGCCGAGGTGCTGCTGCACACCCCGCAGGACCGGCTCACGCTGGCGCTGGGCGACTGGGAGTTCGAGCTGGAGTCGGTCGAGGACGACCTGGACCGCATGGAGGCGGCGCGCGCGCACGAGTCCCGCCTCGAGGCCCGGCTGGCGGAGGACCCGTCGGTCGCCTCGACCCTGCCGACCGGCCGCGTGTCGTACCGCGAGATCGACGACGCCGAGGCGGAGATGCGGGCGCTCGCCGCGGAGTTCCCCGAGCAGGTGAGGCTCTTCGAGCTGCCGCACCCGTCGCTGCTCGGCCGGACCGTGCTCGGCCTGGAGGTCGCCGGCGACGTCGCCACCTCGGCCGGCGAGCCGACGTACCTGCTCAGCGGCGTCCACCACGCCCGGGAGTGGCCGACGCTCGAGCTCGTCCTCGAGTTCGTCACCGAGGCCGTGCACGGCTACGGGACCGACGAGCGCTTCACGGCGATCATGGACTCCAGCCGCATGCTCGTGGTGCCGGTCGTCAACCCCGACGGGTACATGATCTCGCGCGAGCGCATCAACGAGATGAAGCGCAAGAACTGCCGCGTCCTGCCGGGCGCCACGCCCACGTGGGAGGAGTGCGCGGCGGCCCAGAACGCGAACGCCGGCGTCGACCCGAACCGCAACTACGGCCCCTTCTGGGGCGGGCCCGGCTCGAGCGTCTCGGGGTCGGCGAGCAACCACCACGGCGCCGCCCCGTACTCGGAGCCCGAGATCGAGAACATGCGCGAGCTCATGAACTCCCACCAGGTGACGGTGGCGATCAACGCCCACACGCCGGACGAGCGGCTGCTGCGGGCGCCGTCGTCGCCGCTCGAGCCGGAGCCCGTCGACGCGGACGCGTACCAGGCGCTGGCCGAGGAGCTGGGCGACGCGCTCGGCGGCTGGCCCGCGGGTCCGTGGACGGAGGTGTACTACGTGGCGAGCGGCACGGCCGAGGAGCACGGCCTGTACGTCAACGGCACGTTCGGCTTCACGCCCGAGCTCATGCCTGGCTTCGACGGCCTGGACCGCTTCCACCCGCCGTACGAGTACGTCGACGACCAGTACTGGGGCACCGGCCGCTACGAGGGGTCCAGCGCCCGGGAGGCGTTCCTCCTCGCGTGGGAGAAGGCCGCCGACCCGGCCCTCCACGGCGTGGTCACCGGCACCGCTCCCCGGGGGATCGAGCTGACGATCAGCAAGGACGTCGAGGTCGAGTCGTCCCCGACGGCCGTCGCCGACGGCGGCACGATCGCCACCGCCCACGAGCTGCGGTCCACGCTGCGCGTCCCCGACGACGGCACGTTCACGTGGCACGTCAACCCGTCGGTGCGCCAGAGCCAGGAGTCGTCCACCCTCCTGGAGGAGACGTGGACGATCTCGTGCACCAACCCGGCCGGGCGGGTGCACCACGAGGTCGAGGTCGTCGTCGGGCGTGGCGAGACGGTCGACGTCGACATGACCGCATGCCCGGGCGGGCCCAAGCTCGGGCGCGGATGAGTCCGACCGGCGTCGCGCGGCGTTAGGGTCGAACGGTGCGACACCACCTCACCCGTACGACCACCTTCGCCACCGCCGCCGCGCTGGCGCTCGCCCTGACGGCGTGCTCGGGCTCCGACGGCCCCTCCGGGGCGCAGAAGTCCCCGGAGGCGTCCAGCCCGCCCGGGACCGCGACCCTGTGCGAGGCGACCGCCCAGTTCGAGGAGCTCAGCTCGCAGCTCCAGGACTTCGACATCATGCAGCTCGACGAGGCGCGCACGAGCCTCGAGGAGCTGACCACCACGCTCGAGAACGTCGACCCGCCGGCCGAGGTGGCCGACTCCGTCGAGACCGTCCGCACCCGGCTCGCCGAGCTCGGCGACGCCGTGGACCGGGCGGTCGAGAATCCCTTGGACGCCGACGCCGTGTCCGAGGCGTCGCAGGCGATCGAGTCCCTGAGCGACCGGACGTTCACCGACGCGAGGGACGAGATCCAGCAGTACACCGAGGCGAACTGCTGACCTCCACCTCCTCGAGAACTTGTCAGGCCCAGGCCCGGGTATACCGGGGCCTGGGCCTGACAACTCTCAGGAGGGTGCGTCAGTACCGGTAGTGGTCCGGCTTGAACGGGCCCTCGACCGGCACGCCGATGTAGGCGGCCTGCTCCGGGCTGAGCTCGGTGAGGCGCACGCCGAGCGCGTCGAGGTGCAGGCGCGCGACCTTCTCGTCGAGCACCTTGGGCAGGCGGTAGACCTGCCGCTCGTACCGGCGCTCGCCCTCGGGCCGCTTCATGTCCTCGAACAGCTCGAGCTGGCCGATGACCTGGTTCGAGAACGAGTTCGACATGACGAACGACGGGTGGCCGGTCGCGTTGCCGAGGTTGAGCAGGCGCCCCTCGGACAGCACGATGATCGACCGCTCGGACCGCTCGACGCCGTCGGGCCCGACGCCGGCCGGGAACGTCCACTCGTGGACCTGCGGCTTGATCTCGGTCTTGACGACGCCCGGCACGGCCGCGAGGCCGGCCATGTCGATCTCGTTGTCGAAGTGGCCGATGTTGCCCACGACGGCCTTGTCCTTCATCGCGACCATGTGCTCGACGCGGATGACGTCCTTGTTGCCGGTCGTGGTGATGAAGAAGTCGGCCTCGCCGAGCACGTCCTCGATCCGCGCGACCTGGAAGCCGTCCATCGCGGCCTGCAGCGCGCAGATCGGGTCGACCTCGGACACGATGACGCGCGCGCCCTGGCCGCGGAACGCCTCGGCGGCGCCCTTGCCGACGTCGCCGTAGCCCGCGACGAAGGCGACCTTGCCGCCGATGAGGATGTCCGTGGCGCGGTTGATGCCGTCGGGCAGCGAGTGGCGGATGCCGTACTTGTTGTCGAACTTCGACTTGGTGACCGAGTCGTTGACGTTGATCGCCGGGAACAGCAGCTCGCCCGACTCGGCGAGGTGGTACAGGCGGTGCACGCCCGTCGTCGTCTCCTCGGTGACGCCGCCGATGCCCTGCGCGATCGTCGTCCAGCGCAGCGGGTCGGCCTCGAGCGCGCGGCGCAGCACCCCGCGCACGACGTTCATCTCGTGCGTGTGGTCCGGCTCGCCCGGCAGCGTGTCCGGGGGCACGACGCCGGCACGCTCGTACTGCAGGCCGAGGTGGACCAGCATGGTCGCGTCGCCGCCGTCGTCGAGGATGAGGTTGGGGCCGCGCGTCTCGGACTCCTCGCCCGGCCACACGAGGATCTGCTCGGTGCAGTCCCAGTACTCCTCGAGCGTCTCGCCCTTCCAGGCGAACACCGGCACGCCGCGGGGGTCCTCGGGCGTCCCGTGCGGGCCGACGACGACGGCGGCCGCGGCCTCGTCCTGCGTGCTGAAGATGTTGCAGCTCGCCCAGCGGACCTGCGCGCCGAGCGCGACGAGCGTCTCGATGAGCACCGCCGTCTGGACCGTCATGTGCAGCGAGCCCGCGATGCGGGCGCCGGCGAGCGGCTGCGCCTCGCCGTACTCCTCGCGCAGCGCCATGAGGCCGGGCATCTCGTGCTCGGCGAGACGGATCTGGTGGCGGCCTGCCTCGGCCAGCGCGAGCGAGCGCACCTTGTAGCGGCCGGGGACCTCGTCGAAGCCCGGGCTCGGCTGGGTCTGCTCGGGCGCCTCCGTGGTGGCGGACATGGTTCTCCTCCGGGGTGTCAGGGTCATGTCGGTGCGCTGGGGGCTCCCGTCTGCGCGCGGCACGCCTCGGCGTGCCCGTCCTCCAGGGTATCGGGCCCGCGGCCCGGCGACAGGGCGTGCGAGCAGACCGCGGTTTCTGTAGCCTCGAACAACGTTCATCGGCGAGCCCGGCTGGCGTCGTTATCAAATCGTGACCTAGGGTCGAGGGTGATGGCAGAGACGACGCCCCTGACCCAGACCCCGCCGGCACGGCCCGCACAGCGCCTCCTGGCGGTGGACGGCCTGCGCTTCCTGGCCGCCGCCGCGGTGATGCTCTACCACTTCACCGCGACGTCGACCGTGACGCGCTACTGGGGCGGCACGCCCGGTGCCGACCTCTTCCCCGTGCTCAACCACGTGACGCGGTACGGCTGGCTCGCGGTCGAGCTGTTCTTCGTCATCAGCGGGTTCTTCATCCTCATGACCGCCCAGGGCAGGTCGCTCGCGCACTTCACGGGCTCGCGCGTGGGGCGCCTCTTCCCCGCCTACTGGGCGTGCATCGTCATCACCGCGCTGCTGCACGCCGTCTGGTCCGGCGGCCGGCAGCTGACGTTCGGCGAGACGCTGCTCAACCTCACGATGGTGCAGGAGCTGTTCGGCGTCCAGAGCTCCCAGGTCGTGTTCTGGACGCTGCTGGCCGAGCTGAAGTTCTACCTGCTCGTCGCGGTCCTCCTTGCCTTCGGGCCAATGACCCGCCTCAAGGTCCTCGGGCTCGCGACCCTCTGGCCGCTCGCGGGGATGCTCGCGCGGGCGGCGGGGCAGTACGAGCTCGGCGAGGTCCTCGTCGCCCGCTACGCCCCGTACTTCGCCGTCGGCATGCTGCTGTTCCTGCTGCGGCGCGACGGCGTGCGCGGCAACGGCGCGGTGCTGGCGGTGCTCGGCGGCAACCTCGCCCTCTGCTGCCACCTGGTGATCGTGGCCACGGGGCACGCCACGACCCTCCAGGGCGTGCCGGTGAACCCCGTCGTGGCGCTCGCGCTCATGCTCCTGTGCGTCGTCGCGGTCTGGGTCGCCTCGAGCCCGCGCGTCGAGGCGCGTGGCCGAGTCACGGTGGCGCTCTGCACCGCGGGCGGCCTGCTCACCTACCCCGTCTACCTCGTGCACAGCGAGTTCGGCTACGCGACGATCGAGGCGCTCGCGTCGCGCGGCGTCGGCCCGTGGGTCACCCTGGCGGCCGCGGTCGCCGTGACCGGGGCGCTCTCCTGGGCGATCTACCGCTTCGTCGAGGAGCGCTGGTCGCGGCGCCTGCGCCACGCCGTCGTGCGCGCGATGACGCCGACCGCCGGCGAGCGGGTCCCGCAGCGCCGGGCCGCCACGAGCAGCGCCTGACGCCGCACGCCGGCACGAGCCGGGGCGCGGACCCGCCGAGCCGTCGCGGCAGCGGGGTCGGGCGCGCGATGATGGGACCGATGCCTGCCGACGCACCCCTGTTCCCGCTGCGCACCGTCGTGCTGGGCGCGTTCGTCCCGACCTTCGTGTTCGACGTCGGGGTCGGCGCGATGCTGCCGGTCGTCGCGCCGACGGCCACGGGGCTCGGCGCGAGCCTCGCGGTGGCGGGCGTCGTCGCGGCGCTGCTCCCCGTGGGCCAGATCCTCACCGACCTGCCCGCCGGCGCGCTCGCCGACCGGTTCGGCGACCGCCGCGCGATGCTCGGCGCGGGCGGAGTCGCGGCGGTCGCGTTCGCCACGGCGGCGTTCGCGCCGCACCTCCTCACGTTCGCCGCGGCGGTGCTCGCGCTCGGCGCCGCGTCGGCGGTCTTCAACCTCGCGCGGCACTCGTACCTCACCGAGATCACGCCGCCGCTGCGCCGTGCCCGCGTGCTGTCGACGCTCGGCGGCGTGCACCGCATCGGGCAGTTCGTGGGGCCGTTCGTCGGCGCGCTGGTCATCCACGGGGGCGACGTCCGCGGCGTCTACCTGCTCGGCGCGGCGGCGGCCGTCGTGGCGACGGCGGTGCTCGTCGTCGTGCGCGAGGATCCCACCGCTCGCCGTCAGCCCGCTGTGGGCATGATCTCTGGCCCGGTTCATCCGGGTCGTCCCGATTCCGGACCCCAGAAAACACACCCACAGCGGCCGACCCTGCGCGGCGTCCTGCGCGAGCACCGCAGGCTGCTCGCGACGCTCGGCACCGCGGTGCTCCTCGTCGCGGCCGTCCGCGGGGCGCGGCAGACCGTCATCCCGCTGTGGGGCGAGCACCTCGGGCTCGACCCGGCCGTGACGTCGCTGATCTTCGGCGTCGCGGGCGGCGTCGACATGCTGCTGTTCTACCCGGCGGGCAAGGTCATGGACCGCATGGGCCGGCTGTGGGTCGGCGTGCCGGCCATGCTCGTCATGGGGATCGCGCTCGCACTTCTGCCCCTGACGCAGTCGGCCGCGAGCCTCGCCGGGGCGGCCGCGCTGCTGGGCCTCGGCAACGGCATGAGCTCGGGGATCCTCATGACCCTGGGCTCCGACGTCTCCCCGGCGCACGGACGCGCGCGGTTCCTCGGGCTGTGGCGCGTGCTGCAGGACTCGGGCACCGCCGCCGGACCGCTCGTGATCTCGGCGGGCGCCGCGCTGGGGTCGCTCGCGCTCGGCGTGTGGGCCGCCGCCGTCCTGGGTCCGGCGGCCGCGGCCGCCCTGGGGCGCTGGGTGCCGCGCTGGACGGTGCACGCGAACCGCACCACGCGCCGTCGGGCCGGACTGCTCACCTGAGCGCGCGCACGCGCGCGGATACCAGGATCGTCACGTCAATTCAACGTCACGCTCTGGTAACGATCTGGAATGTCCCGCGAGCCGCGGGATCTCAACGATCGACCAAGGGTCGGCCGCCCGCATCACCGCCAAAACTCCCGATCCGGGCTGGAAATCCCCACCCGGACGCGGCATGGTGCCCAAGGCCCATTGCGCTCACCCGACCAACGGGCGACGTGCTCGTGACCGTTGCGAGACGACGCCGGCACCCCGCCCGCCCGCCGGGGGCGCACCCGAACGTGACGGAAGGTGGCGATCACTGCCCTCATGCCGGCAGCACACACCGCCCCGACGACCGGCGCGCCCGCACCCGCGGCGCCCGGTCCGTCCGCATCAACCCCCGCACCGGTGCCCGCCCCGGCGGTCTCGGTCCGCGGCGTCTACAAGGTCTTCGGACCACGACCCGCCGAGGCCGTCCGCCGTCTCGAGGCCGGCGCCTCCCGTGACGAGGTCAAGGACCTCGGCACCGCCGCGGTCGTCGACGCGAGCTTCGACGTCGCGCACGGCGAGATCTTCGTCGTCATGGGCCTGTCCGGGTCCGGCAAGTCGACGCTGATCCGCATGCTCAACGGCCTGTGGGCACCCACCGCGGGCCACGTGCTGCTCGGCGACGCCGACCTCGCCGCCGTCGACGCCCGGCGCCTGCGCGCGCTGCGCCGCAGCCGGGTGTCCATGGTCTTCCAGCACTTCGCGCTGCTGCCGCACCGCACCGTGCTCGACAACGCGGCCTACCCCCTGGAGATCCAGGGCGTCGGCAAGGCCGAGCGCCGCGAGCGTGCCCGGACGGCGCTCGACCTCGTCGGCCTGGGCGGCTGGGAGGACTCGCTGCCCTCCGAGCTCTCGGGCGGCATGCGCCAGCGCGTCGGCCTGGCCCGCGCGCTCGCCGCCGACACCGACGTCCTGCTCATGGACGAGGCGTTCAGCGCGCTCGACCCGCTCATCCGCAGCGAGATGCAGGACCAGCTCCTCGAGCTGCAGCGCTCGCTCGGCAAGACGATCGTCTTCATCACCCACGACCTCAACGAGGCCATGCACCTGGGCGACCGCATCGCCATCATGCGCGACGGGCGGATCGAGCAGGTGGGCACGGCCGCCGAGATCCTCGAGCGGCCGGCGAGCGAGTACGTCGCGCAGTTCGTCGCCGACGTCGACCGCTCGCGCGTGCTCACGGCGTCGTCCGCGATGGTCGCGATCGACGAGCTCCCGCAGGCCGAGGCCGACCTGGCCGACGACGCGCCCGCCGTCGACCACGACGCCACGCTGGCCGACGTGCTCGTTCCGCTCGCGGACGCGGACGGCCCGCTGCGCGTCACCGACGGCGACGGCAGCACGGTCGGCGTGCTGAGCGCCGACGACGTCGTCACCGCGATGGCGCACCCGTCGAGCGGCGCGGCCGAGCAGGAGGTGCCCTCGTGAACCCCGACACCCTCGTGCCCCGCATCCCGCTCGGCGACGCCGTCGCCGACGTCGTCGACTGGTTCACGGTCACGTTCCGGGCGTTCTTCCGCCTGGTCAAGGACGCGCTCGTGGGCGTCTACGACCTGCTGGACCTCGCGCTCACGACGCCGCCCGACTGGGTCGTCGCGCTCGTCCTGGCCTCGGTCGCGTACGCGGCGAAGGGCTGGCGGCTCGCCGTCGGCTCGCTCCTCGGGTTCGCGCTGATCCTCGGCACGGACCAGTGGGGCAACGCGATGGACACGCTCGCGCTCGTGCTCGTCGCCTCCCTCATCGCGCTCGCCGTCGCGATCCCGCTCGGCATCTGGGCCGCGCGCGCGGA contains:
- a CDS encoding MoxR family ATPase; this translates as MRTALAGVRGEVGKAVVGQDSAVTSLLIALLCSGHVLLEGVPGVAKTLLVRALGAALDLDHKRVQFTPDLMPGDVTGSLVYDARTSQFSFREGPVFTNLLLADEINRTPPKTQASLLEAMEERQVSVDGTPRPLPDPFLVIATQNPVEHEGTYPLPEAQLDRFLLKVVLPVPERDHEIEVLARHAAGFDPRDLAAAGVRAVAGPEALAAARAEVRRVQVAPEVLGYAVDVCRATRQSPSLSLGVSPRGATALLATSRAWAWLSGRMYVTPDDVKALAHPTLRHRVQLRPEAELEGVTAESVLGTVLATVPVPR
- a CDS encoding DUF58 domain-containing protein; translated protein: MALTRRAVWLAAAGIVPVLLVPSAGTVVVWAVLVAVLCAVDVALAASPREVAVRRDVPASVRLGTPTASALVLTNRSGRRLRARVRDAWPPSMLTDAATGLARAVAASTRHDVDVAPGESVRVRTPLLPTRRGDRRAGDVTVRSFGPLRLAARQASLPVPGRVRVLPEFASRRHLPSRLARLREMDGRAAVQVRGEGTEFDSLREYVVGDDVRSIDWRATARRGDVVVRTWRPERDRRVVVVLDTGRTSAARIDASDGGASAGATRLEASIEAALLLAALADRAGDRVQVLAYDRTLRGRVAGASGPRLLPELAETLATVEPALLETDWHGLVGQVRSRVSQRALVVLLTALDPAAVESGLLPVVDQLTGTHQVVVAAVADAEVAALRAGRDDVAQVYDAAAAARGELERAAVAAVLRRRGAEVVEALPDDLAPQLADTYLALKAAGRL
- a CDS encoding stage II sporulation protein M; this encodes MDLDAFTTVHSPEWDRLHELTRRRRLDGAEADELVRLYQTVATHLSTVRSAAPDPVLVTRLSDLLTRARARIAGAHEPAWADVVRFAVVTVPAALFRVRWWTLGVTIAFLTIAVVVGWRVATVPEALAAVGPPSYQEQYVNEAFESYYDPGAGFAAMVWTNNAWIAAQCVAFGITGLWPVFVQVQNAVNVGAIGGMMAAHGELDLFLQLIAPHGLLELTAIFVAGGAGLKIFWTLVDPGPRRRSVALAQEGRALITVAVGLAGALAVSGLVEGFVTGSGLPWWLKIVVGALALAAFWAYVLVLGRRAVAAGETGDLSGHQAGEVLPTAG
- a CDS encoding RDD family protein, encoding MHDGILIGEGVVLDARPASFATRALGALLDVAVTVLGLLVLLVLAMQTPLVLDMQWGTALGIGVMVVALVVVPVTVETLSRGRSLGKLAAGIRVVRDDGGPIHLRHALVRALVGVFELWLTFGAVALVASLANTKGKRLGDVLAGTYAIRVRGGRGWSVPLMMPPQLAGWARTADMRRLPDGLALAARQLLDRAPKLAPASRARLTDEMAAKIEAYVAPGPPSGTPAEAFLHAVLHERRERELALGRRERERASRLGQTLHRLPYAVPDPRS
- a CDS encoding M14 family zinc carboxypeptidase; translation: MLSTAQAAPADGEPPGLAVATVHAATPEAQHRLAATGLDVIHADAEHAEVLLHTPQDRLTLALGDWEFELESVEDDLDRMEAARAHESRLEARLAEDPSVASTLPTGRVSYREIDDAEAEMRALAAEFPEQVRLFELPHPSLLGRTVLGLEVAGDVATSAGEPTYLLSGVHHAREWPTLELVLEFVTEAVHGYGTDERFTAIMDSSRMLVVPVVNPDGYMISRERINEMKRKNCRVLPGATPTWEECAAAQNANAGVDPNRNYGPFWGGPGSSVSGSASNHHGAAPYSEPEIENMRELMNSHQVTVAINAHTPDERLLRAPSSPLEPEPVDADAYQALAEELGDALGGWPAGPWTEVYYVASGTAEEHGLYVNGTFGFTPELMPGFDGLDRFHPPYEYVDDQYWGTGRYEGSSAREAFLLAWEKAADPALHGVVTGTAPRGIELTISKDVEVESSPTAVADGGTIATAHELRSTLRVPDDGTFTWHVNPSVRQSQESSTLLEETWTISCTNPAGRVHHEVEVVVGRGETVDVDMTACPGGPKLGRG
- the ahcY gene encoding adenosylhomocysteinase; its protein translation is MSATTEAPEQTQPSPGFDEVPGRYKVRSLALAEAGRHQIRLAEHEMPGLMALREEYGEAQPLAGARIAGSLHMTVQTAVLIETLVALGAQVRWASCNIFSTQDEAAAAVVVGPHGTPEDPRGVPVFAWKGETLEEYWDCTEQILVWPGEESETRGPNLILDDGGDATMLVHLGLQYERAGVVPPDTLPGEPDHTHEMNVVRGVLRRALEADPLRWTTIAQGIGGVTEETTTGVHRLYHLAESGELLFPAINVNDSVTKSKFDNKYGIRHSLPDGINRATDILIGGKVAFVAGYGDVGKGAAEAFRGQGARVIVSEVDPICALQAAMDGFQVARIEDVLGEADFFITTTGNKDVIRVEHMVAMKDKAVVGNIGHFDNEIDMAGLAAVPGVVKTEIKPQVHEWTFPAGVGPDGVERSERSIIVLSEGRLLNLGNATGHPSFVMSNSFSNQVIGQLELFEDMKRPEGERRYERQVYRLPKVLDEKVARLHLDALGVRLTELSPEQAAYIGVPVEGPFKPDHYRY